One genomic region from Polynucleobacter sp. MWH-P3-07-1 encodes:
- the grpE gene encoding nucleotide exchange factor GrpE, which yields MTTENPNPSAESDQPAQTPVEPEITAQTPEQMIEELNQKLLEAQDNFLRAKAEGENIRRRAVEDIAKAHKFAIESFAEHLVPVTDSLYAALSAEAVDAKAFKEGLEITLKQLLSAFEKGKMSEINPAVGDKFDPHHHQAIASVPSEQEPNTVVSVLQRGYSIADRVLRPALVTVSAPK from the coding sequence ATGACAACTGAAAATCCAAATCCCTCCGCCGAATCTGATCAGCCAGCACAGACTCCAGTCGAGCCAGAAATTACTGCGCAGACTCCTGAGCAAATGATTGAGGAGCTCAATCAAAAATTGCTTGAAGCCCAAGACAATTTTTTGAGAGCCAAGGCTGAGGGTGAAAATATTCGCCGTCGTGCAGTGGAAGACATCGCGAAAGCGCATAAGTTTGCGATTGAGAGCTTTGCAGAGCATTTGGTGCCCGTAACTGATAGCCTCTATGCCGCACTCAGCGCCGAAGCGGTTGATGCCAAGGCATTTAAAGAGGGCCTAGAAATTACCCTAAAGCAGCTTTTGAGTGCCTTTGAAAAGGGCAAGATGAGCGAGATTAATCCCGCTGTAGGGGATAAATTTGATCCCCACCACCACCAGGCAATTGCCTCGGTACCTTCTGAGCAAGAGCCCAATACAGTGGTTTCGGTCTTGCAACGTGGATATTCAATTGCCGACCGAGTTTTGCGACCCGCTTTGGTAACGGTTAGCGCCCCAAAATAG